A window of the Lactuca sativa cultivar Salinas chromosome 5, Lsat_Salinas_v11, whole genome shotgun sequence genome harbors these coding sequences:
- the LOC111908661 gene encoding uncharacterized protein LOC111908661 — protein MEEVKKVVLNENCSAAMLNKLPKKKGDPGSLTLPCQFGNLTIIHALADSRESVNLMPYSFFKKLDLSEPRPIRMAIHLANKTVTFPRGICEDILVKVDKFVFPADFIILDMEADPQVPIILGRPFLNTESVIVDMRDSKLTLRVGEDSVTFGVDQAMKYSRNSDDTTFSINMLDELLEEGITEDSISSQLRMKNLIQKKT, from the coding sequence atggaggaagtgaagaaggTAGTACTCAATGAAAACTGCTCAGCTGCTATGCTAAATAAGCTACCAAAGAAGAAAGGTGACCCGGGGAGTTTGACCTTACCTTGCCAATTTGGAAACTTGACCATCATTCATGCCTTAGCCGATTCGAGAGAAAGTGTGAATCTAATGCCATATTCATTCTTTAAAAAGCTGGATCTCTCGGAACCAAGGCCAATTCGCATGGCAATACACTTGGCAAACAAAACAGTCACCTTCCCAAGAGGCATATGCGAAGACATACTAGTCAAGGTGGACAAATTCGTCTTTCCCGCTGATTTTATCATCCTAGACATGGAGGCGGATCCACAAGTGccaatcatccttggaagaccCTTCCTCAACACGGAAAGTGTCATAGTAGACATGAGGGACTCAAAACTCACCTTGCGGGTAGGAGAAGATTCAGTCACATTCGGAGTGGATCAAGCCATGAAGTATTCAAGGAACAGTGACGACACGACATTCTCAATCAATATGTTAGATGAGTTACTGGAGGAAGGCATAACTGAAGATTCCATAAGTTCACAGCTGAGGATGAAGAATTTGATCCAGAAAAAGACTTGA